The proteins below are encoded in one region of Populus alba chromosome 2, ASM523922v2, whole genome shotgun sequence:
- the LOC118049896 gene encoding uncharacterized protein isoform X3 — protein MASRAVHSWTLADLIFAFRDLAIAYVLLCGSAYAFLLSKFLSVFGFYLPCPCTGLFGYQNNDLCLHKLLIDWPKSKIYYVQALVKSRFPFDLIWFADQSSDLHVEGVRDKKRENGVIELKGEGCSTSLSGPRCVGGESGYDAKEKKVMNQKHKSGIRRRRKATIGYGRFLSALSVNSTRSIGLAAPHSGHDSGGEMGSQISGNLGPASGTEDGLLGDGHGPIVIDHGKRVHSSFELNGLYDKGKGIRNDPSFVKNMACNAEDVSDSVGNDAIKMLERSLEEEKTALAALYQELEKERAAAASAADEAMAMIMRLQEDKASIEMETRQYQRMIEEKFAYDDEEMDILKEILVRKELENHYLEKKLKAYQLMNISGKEQLEEDSSNQMNSTGKGPSLSFDSDENLSLLPEQMVKSKTSFQKEVKTIATCSSNDEESHTLAFGKEMMPECKESASDSSTSEGVLQKTVCVAGKEKTQGYVSEVSQTCGGMEEEMGKDRNHLNQVGSCMHSPMLDTELTVYDVHVVDDETTVWKKGGGKESGPLSSAPSDFEVWTTSELSDCPRTSMTEIEPNGRGSHLDTTSSSPELGDSQCKTLDIDSQRSSSSAVNSERFKIDSEVEWLRERLRTVQEKKDKLTFPAEHNERVNTQLKLVEEIISQLRETYQLREPVRQASLPPLSSKLNRST, from the exons ATGGCTTCCAGGGCAGTTCATTCGTGGACCTTGGCTGATCTTATCTTTGCCTTTCGTGACCTTGCCATTGCTTATGTCCTGCTTTGTGGATCCGCTTATGcatttcttttatcaaaattcttgagtgtttttgggttttatcTGCCATGTCCATGTACAGGCCTTTTTGGGTATCAAAACAACGATTTGTGTTTGCATAAACTGTTAATTGATTGGCCAAAAAGCAAAATCTATTATGTCCAAGCGCTGGTGAAGAGTAGGTTCccgtttgatttgatttggtttgcGGATCAATCAAGTGATTTGCATGTGGAGGGTGTTAGAGATAAGAAACGGGAAAATGGGGTGATTGAATTGAAGGGAGAAGGGTGCTCCACGTCCCTCTCAGGTCCAAGATGTGTTGGTGGCGAAAGTGGATATGATGCTAAGGAGAAGAAAGTTATGAACCAAAAGCACAAGTCTGGGATCCGGAGGCGCAGGAAAGCTACTATTGGATATGGTAGATTCCTTTCCGCTTTGTCTGTAAATAGCACACGCTCAATTGGTCTAGCTGCTCCTCACTCTGGTCATGATAGCGGCGGTGAAATGGGAAGTCAAATCAGTGGAAACTTGGGTCCTGCAAGTGGAACTGAAGATGGTCTTCTGG GTGATGGACATGGTCCAATTGTTATTGATCATGGTAAAAGAGTTCACAGTAGTTTTGAGTTGAATGGGTTGTATGACAAGGGTAAAGGCATCAGAAACGACCCATCATTTGTTAAAAACATGGCATGTAATGCTGAGGATGTATCGGACAGTGTTGGAAATGATGCGATCAAAATGTTGGAACGATCacttgaagaagagaaaactgCGCTAGCTGCTCTTTACCAAGAGTTGGAGAAAGAGAGGGCTGCTGCTGCTAGTGCAGCTGATGAGGCGATGGCCATGATCATGAGGTTGCAAGAGGATAAGGCATCGATAGAAATGGAAACGAGGCAGTATCAGAGGATGATAGAAGAAAAGTTTGCTTATGATGACGAGGAGATGGATATTCTGAAAGAGATCCTTGTTCGGAAGGAGCTGGAGAATCATTATCTAGAGAAGAAACTCAAAGCTTATCAGTTAATGAACATTTCAGGAAAAGAGCAGCTGGAAGAAGACTCAAGCAATCAGATGAACAGTACTGGAAAAGGGCCTTCACTTTCATTTGATTCCGATGAGAATCTATCCCTGCTGCCGGAGCAGATGGTGAAGAGTAAAACCAGTTTTCAGAAGGAAGTGAAAACAATCGCAACTTGTTCATCAAATGATGAAGAAAGTCATACTCTTGCTTTTGGGAAGGAAATGATGCCAGAGTGTAAGGAGTCAGCTTCCGATTCATCTACTTCAGAAGGGGTGCTGCAGAAAACTGTTTGCGTAgcagggaaagaaaaaacacaaggatATGTTAGCGAGGTATCCCAAACTTGCGGAGGCATGGAAGAGGAGATGGGAAAAGACAGAAATCATTTGAATCAAGTAGGAAGCTGTATGCATAGTCCCATGCTTGACACTGAATTGACTGTTTATGATGTTCATGTCGTTGATGATGAAACAACAGTTTGGAAGAAGGGTGGTGGAAAAGAAAGTGGACCGTTAAGTAGTGCTCCTTCAGATTTTGAGGTTTGGACCACTAGTGAACTGAGTGATTGTCCAAGAACAAGCATGACAGAAATTGAGCCTAATGGTCGTGGAAGCCATTTGGATACCACTAGCAGTTCACCAGAGTTGGGCGATTCACAGTGCAAAACCTTGGATATTGACTCACAGCGGAGTTCTTCATCAGCAGTCAATAGTGAAAGGTTTAAAATTGACTCTGAAGTTGAATGGCTTAGAGAAAGGCTacgaacagtgcaagagaaaaaggataaattgACTTTCCCTGCAGAGCACAATGAGAGGGTCAATACACAATTGAAACTTGTGGAGGAGATAATAAGCCAGCTTCGAGAAACTTATCAGCTGAGAGAGCCAGTGCGGCAGGCTTCTTTACCCCCTTTATCTTCTAAG TTGAATAGGAGCACATAG
- the LOC118049897 gene encoding phosphatidylinositol/phosphatidylcholine transfer protein SFH9 isoform X2 translates to MAFHRRSSRSDNRIIKEMTGEVILRSEESDKGKGMDLETSEDEKQQQHQRRKKVRSLRKKAMSASTKLTHTLRKRGKRVADCRYAAITINDVRDAKEEEAVNAFRLVLISKDLLPPRHDDYHTLLRFLKARKFDLDKTVLMWSEMLNWRREYGVDSIIQDFVYDEYEEVQSYYPHGYHGVDKEGRPVYIERTGKIEPSKLMRVTTVERFLKYHVQGFEKAFTEKFPACSIAAKRHIDSTITILDVHGLNWMSFGKVAHDLVMHMQKIDGDNYPETLHQMFIVNAGSGFKLLWNTAKGFLDPKTTAKINVLGNKFQNKLLEVIDSSQLPEFLGGTCSCPNEGGCLRSDKGPWKDPEIMKLVHAGEAIYLRKMNSSFDEDDFEIKLFASKVSRSEICSADSCSDTRPNASDFIQPLPLSDEGRMGDSASVHSLVENNATRVKDTSSMSR, encoded by the exons ATGGCGTTTCATCGAAG ATCCAGCAGATCCGATAACAGAATAATAAAGGAAATGACAG GGGAGGTGATTttgaggagtgaagaaagtgaCAAAGGGAAAGGAATGGATCTGGAGACGTCAGAGGAcgagaagcagcagcagcatcagCGAAGGAAGAAGGTTAGATCTTTGAGAAAAAAGGCAATGAGTGCATCCACTAAGCTCACGCATACGCTAAGGAAGCGTGGGAAGCGTGTTGCTGATTGCAGGTATGCTGCGATTACTATCAATGATGTTAGAGATGCAAAGGAGGAAGAGGCTGTCAATGCATTTCGCCTCGTGTTGATCTCCAAAGACCTTCTTCCCCCTCGACATGATGATTACCACACTTTATTGag GTTTTTAAAAGCAAGGAAATTTGACCTTGATAAAACGGTGCTGATGTGGTCAGAAATGCTCAACTGGAGAAGAGAGTACGGGGTAGATTCGATAATACAG GATTTTGTATACGATGAATATGAAGAGGTTCAAAGTTATTATCCTCATGGTTACCATGGTGTAGACAAAGAGGGTCGACCTGTTTATATTGAAAGAACTGGTAAAATTGAACCAAGCAAGTTAATGAGAGTTACCACAGTGGAGAGATTTTTGAAATATCATGTCCAGGGGTTTGAGAAGGCTTTCACTGAGAAATTCCCTGCATGTTCTATAGCAGCTAAGAGGCACATAGATTCTACAATAACAATTTTGGACGTCCATGGGCTG AACTGGATGAGCTTCGGCAAGGTTGCTCATGATCTAGTCATGCACATGCAAAAAATTGATGGTGACAACTATCCTGAG ACACTACATCAGATGTTCATTGTTAACGCTGGTAGTGGATTCAAACTGCTATGGAACACAGCAAAAGGCTTTCTTGACCCGAAGACTACTGCGAAGATAAAT GTTCTAGGCAACAAGTTCCAAAATAAGTTGTTGGAAGTTATAGACTCAAG CCAACTTCCTGAGTTTCTTGGTGGAACCTGCTCATGCCCAAATGAAGGTGGTTGCCTAAGATCCGACAAGGGCCCGTGGAAGGATCCAGAAATAATGAAA TTGGTACATGCTGGAGAAGCaatatatttgagaaaaatGAATAGTTCTTTTGATGAAGATGATTTTGAAATCAAGTTATTTGCTTCCAAG GTTTCAAGAAGTGAAATCTGCTCTGCTGATTCATGCTCAGACACGAGGCCAAATGCCTCTGACTTCATTCAACCATTGCCACTTTCAGATGAA GGAAGGATGGGTGATTCTGCTTCTGTCCACAGCTTGGTTGAAAACAATGCTACCAGAGTCAAAGATACTAGTTCAATGAGTAG ATGA
- the LOC118049896 gene encoding uncharacterized protein isoform X2 produces the protein MASRAVHSWTLADLIFAFRDLAIAYVLLCGSAYAFLLSKFLSVFGFYLPCPCTGLFGYQNNDLCLHKLLIDWPKSKIYYVQALVKSRFPFDLIWFADQSSDLHVEGVRDKKRENGVIELKGEGCSTSLSGPRCVGGESGYDAKEKKVMNQKHKSGIRRRRKATIGYGRFLSALSVNSTRSIGLAAPHSGHDSGGEMGSQISGNLGPASGTEDGLLGDGHGPIVIDHGKRVHSSFELNGLYDKGKGIRNDPSFVKNMACNAEDVSDSVGNDAIKMLERSLEEEKTALAALYQELEKERAAAASAADEAMAMIMRLQEDKASIEMETRQYQRMIEEKFAYDDEEMDILKEILVRKELENHYLEKKLKAYQLMNISGKEQLEEDSSNQMNSTGKGPSLSFDSDENLSLLPEQMVKSKTSFQKEVKTIATCSSNDEESHTLAFGKEMMPECKESASDSSTSEGVLQKTVCVAGKEKTQGYVSEVSQTCGGMEEEMGKDRNHLNQVGSCMHSPMLDTELTVYDVHVVDDETTVWKKGGGKESGPLSSAPSDFEVWTTSELSDCPRTSMTEIEPNGRGSHLDTTSSSPELGDSQCKTLDIDSQRSSSSAVNSERFKIDSEVEWLRERLRTVQEKKDKLTFPAEHNERVNTQLKLVEEIISQLRETYQLREPVRQASLPPLSSKQLNRST, from the exons ATGGCTTCCAGGGCAGTTCATTCGTGGACCTTGGCTGATCTTATCTTTGCCTTTCGTGACCTTGCCATTGCTTATGTCCTGCTTTGTGGATCCGCTTATGcatttcttttatcaaaattcttgagtgtttttgggttttatcTGCCATGTCCATGTACAGGCCTTTTTGGGTATCAAAACAACGATTTGTGTTTGCATAAACTGTTAATTGATTGGCCAAAAAGCAAAATCTATTATGTCCAAGCGCTGGTGAAGAGTAGGTTCccgtttgatttgatttggtttgcGGATCAATCAAGTGATTTGCATGTGGAGGGTGTTAGAGATAAGAAACGGGAAAATGGGGTGATTGAATTGAAGGGAGAAGGGTGCTCCACGTCCCTCTCAGGTCCAAGATGTGTTGGTGGCGAAAGTGGATATGATGCTAAGGAGAAGAAAGTTATGAACCAAAAGCACAAGTCTGGGATCCGGAGGCGCAGGAAAGCTACTATTGGATATGGTAGATTCCTTTCCGCTTTGTCTGTAAATAGCACACGCTCAATTGGTCTAGCTGCTCCTCACTCTGGTCATGATAGCGGCGGTGAAATGGGAAGTCAAATCAGTGGAAACTTGGGTCCTGCAAGTGGAACTGAAGATGGTCTTCTGG GTGATGGACATGGTCCAATTGTTATTGATCATGGTAAAAGAGTTCACAGTAGTTTTGAGTTGAATGGGTTGTATGACAAGGGTAAAGGCATCAGAAACGACCCATCATTTGTTAAAAACATGGCATGTAATGCTGAGGATGTATCGGACAGTGTTGGAAATGATGCGATCAAAATGTTGGAACGATCacttgaagaagagaaaactgCGCTAGCTGCTCTTTACCAAGAGTTGGAGAAAGAGAGGGCTGCTGCTGCTAGTGCAGCTGATGAGGCGATGGCCATGATCATGAGGTTGCAAGAGGATAAGGCATCGATAGAAATGGAAACGAGGCAGTATCAGAGGATGATAGAAGAAAAGTTTGCTTATGATGACGAGGAGATGGATATTCTGAAAGAGATCCTTGTTCGGAAGGAGCTGGAGAATCATTATCTAGAGAAGAAACTCAAAGCTTATCAGTTAATGAACATTTCAGGAAAAGAGCAGCTGGAAGAAGACTCAAGCAATCAGATGAACAGTACTGGAAAAGGGCCTTCACTTTCATTTGATTCCGATGAGAATCTATCCCTGCTGCCGGAGCAGATGGTGAAGAGTAAAACCAGTTTTCAGAAGGAAGTGAAAACAATCGCAACTTGTTCATCAAATGATGAAGAAAGTCATACTCTTGCTTTTGGGAAGGAAATGATGCCAGAGTGTAAGGAGTCAGCTTCCGATTCATCTACTTCAGAAGGGGTGCTGCAGAAAACTGTTTGCGTAgcagggaaagaaaaaacacaaggatATGTTAGCGAGGTATCCCAAACTTGCGGAGGCATGGAAGAGGAGATGGGAAAAGACAGAAATCATTTGAATCAAGTAGGAAGCTGTATGCATAGTCCCATGCTTGACACTGAATTGACTGTTTATGATGTTCATGTCGTTGATGATGAAACAACAGTTTGGAAGAAGGGTGGTGGAAAAGAAAGTGGACCGTTAAGTAGTGCTCCTTCAGATTTTGAGGTTTGGACCACTAGTGAACTGAGTGATTGTCCAAGAACAAGCATGACAGAAATTGAGCCTAATGGTCGTGGAAGCCATTTGGATACCACTAGCAGTTCACCAGAGTTGGGCGATTCACAGTGCAAAACCTTGGATATTGACTCACAGCGGAGTTCTTCATCAGCAGTCAATAGTGAAAGGTTTAAAATTGACTCTGAAGTTGAATGGCTTAGAGAAAGGCTacgaacagtgcaagagaaaaaggataaattgACTTTCCCTGCAGAGCACAATGAGAGGGTCAATACACAATTGAAACTTGTGGAGGAGATAATAAGCCAGCTTCGAGAAACTTATCAGCTGAGAGAGCCAGTGCGGCAGGCTTCTTTACCCCCTTTATCTTCTAAG CAGTTGAATAGGAGCACATAG
- the LOC118049896 gene encoding uncharacterized protein isoform X1 yields the protein MASRAVHSWTLADLIFAFRDLAIAYVLLCGSAYAFLLSKFLSVFGFYLPCPCTGLFGYQNNDLCLHKLLIDWPKSKIYYVQALVKSRFPFDLIWFADQSSDLHVEGVRDKKRENGVIELKGEGCSTSLSGPRCVGGESGYDAKEKKVMNQKHKSGIRRRRKATIGYGRFLSALSVNSTRSIGLAAPHSGHDSGGEMGSQISGNLGPASGTEDGLLGDGHGPIVIDHGKRVHSSFELNGLYDKGKGIRNDPSFVKNMACNAEDVSDSVGNDAIKMLERSLEEEKTALAALYQELEKERAAAASAADEAMAMIMRLQEDKASIEMETRQYQRMIEEKFAYDDEEMDILKEILVRKELENHYLEKKLKAYQLMNISGKEQLEEDSSNQMNSTGKGPSLSFDSDENLSLLPEQMVKSKTSFQKEVKTIATCSSNDEESHTLAFGKEMMPECKESASDSSTSEGVLQKTVCVAGKEKTQGYVSEVSQTCGGMEEEMGKDRNHLNQVGSCMHSPMLDTELTVYDVHVVDDETTVWKKGGGKESGPLSSAPSDFEVWTTSELSDCPRTSMTEIEPNGRGSHLDTTSSSPELGDSQCKTLDIDSQRSSSSAVNSERFKIDSEVEWLRERLRTVQEKKDKLTFPAEHNERVNTQLKLVEEIISQLRETYQLREPVRQASLPPLSSKVSLKKRSCRSMSSEAFESA from the exons ATGGCTTCCAGGGCAGTTCATTCGTGGACCTTGGCTGATCTTATCTTTGCCTTTCGTGACCTTGCCATTGCTTATGTCCTGCTTTGTGGATCCGCTTATGcatttcttttatcaaaattcttgagtgtttttgggttttatcTGCCATGTCCATGTACAGGCCTTTTTGGGTATCAAAACAACGATTTGTGTTTGCATAAACTGTTAATTGATTGGCCAAAAAGCAAAATCTATTATGTCCAAGCGCTGGTGAAGAGTAGGTTCccgtttgatttgatttggtttgcGGATCAATCAAGTGATTTGCATGTGGAGGGTGTTAGAGATAAGAAACGGGAAAATGGGGTGATTGAATTGAAGGGAGAAGGGTGCTCCACGTCCCTCTCAGGTCCAAGATGTGTTGGTGGCGAAAGTGGATATGATGCTAAGGAGAAGAAAGTTATGAACCAAAAGCACAAGTCTGGGATCCGGAGGCGCAGGAAAGCTACTATTGGATATGGTAGATTCCTTTCCGCTTTGTCTGTAAATAGCACACGCTCAATTGGTCTAGCTGCTCCTCACTCTGGTCATGATAGCGGCGGTGAAATGGGAAGTCAAATCAGTGGAAACTTGGGTCCTGCAAGTGGAACTGAAGATGGTCTTCTGG GTGATGGACATGGTCCAATTGTTATTGATCATGGTAAAAGAGTTCACAGTAGTTTTGAGTTGAATGGGTTGTATGACAAGGGTAAAGGCATCAGAAACGACCCATCATTTGTTAAAAACATGGCATGTAATGCTGAGGATGTATCGGACAGTGTTGGAAATGATGCGATCAAAATGTTGGAACGATCacttgaagaagagaaaactgCGCTAGCTGCTCTTTACCAAGAGTTGGAGAAAGAGAGGGCTGCTGCTGCTAGTGCAGCTGATGAGGCGATGGCCATGATCATGAGGTTGCAAGAGGATAAGGCATCGATAGAAATGGAAACGAGGCAGTATCAGAGGATGATAGAAGAAAAGTTTGCTTATGATGACGAGGAGATGGATATTCTGAAAGAGATCCTTGTTCGGAAGGAGCTGGAGAATCATTATCTAGAGAAGAAACTCAAAGCTTATCAGTTAATGAACATTTCAGGAAAAGAGCAGCTGGAAGAAGACTCAAGCAATCAGATGAACAGTACTGGAAAAGGGCCTTCACTTTCATTTGATTCCGATGAGAATCTATCCCTGCTGCCGGAGCAGATGGTGAAGAGTAAAACCAGTTTTCAGAAGGAAGTGAAAACAATCGCAACTTGTTCATCAAATGATGAAGAAAGTCATACTCTTGCTTTTGGGAAGGAAATGATGCCAGAGTGTAAGGAGTCAGCTTCCGATTCATCTACTTCAGAAGGGGTGCTGCAGAAAACTGTTTGCGTAgcagggaaagaaaaaacacaaggatATGTTAGCGAGGTATCCCAAACTTGCGGAGGCATGGAAGAGGAGATGGGAAAAGACAGAAATCATTTGAATCAAGTAGGAAGCTGTATGCATAGTCCCATGCTTGACACTGAATTGACTGTTTATGATGTTCATGTCGTTGATGATGAAACAACAGTTTGGAAGAAGGGTGGTGGAAAAGAAAGTGGACCGTTAAGTAGTGCTCCTTCAGATTTTGAGGTTTGGACCACTAGTGAACTGAGTGATTGTCCAAGAACAAGCATGACAGAAATTGAGCCTAATGGTCGTGGAAGCCATTTGGATACCACTAGCAGTTCACCAGAGTTGGGCGATTCACAGTGCAAAACCTTGGATATTGACTCACAGCGGAGTTCTTCATCAGCAGTCAATAGTGAAAGGTTTAAAATTGACTCTGAAGTTGAATGGCTTAGAGAAAGGCTacgaacagtgcaagagaaaaaggataaattgACTTTCCCTGCAGAGCACAATGAGAGGGTCAATACACAATTGAAACTTGTGGAGGAGATAATAAGCCAGCTTCGAGAAACTTATCAGCTGAGAGAGCCAGTGCGGCAGGCTTCTTTACCCCCTTTATCTTCTAAG GTGAGCTTGAAAAAAAGGAGTTGCAGAAGCATGTCGTCGGAGGCCTTTGAAAGTGCCTGA
- the LOC118049897 gene encoding phosphatidylinositol/phosphatidylcholine transfer protein SFH9 isoform X1, protein MAFHRRSSRSDNRIIKEMTGEVILRSEESDKGKGMDLETSEDEKQQQHQRRKKVRSLRKKAMSASTKLTHTLRKRGKRVADCRYAAITINDVRDAKEEEAVNAFRLVLISKDLLPPRHDDYHTLLRFLKARKFDLDKTVLMWSEMLNWRREYGVDSIIQDFVYDEYEEVQSYYPHGYHGVDKEGRPVYIERTGKIEPSKLMRVTTVERFLKYHVQGFEKAFTEKFPACSIAAKRHIDSTITILDVHGLNWMSFGKVAHDLVMHMQKIDGDNYPETLHQMFIVNAGSGFKLLWNTAKGFLDPKTTAKINVLGNKFQNKLLEVIDSSQLPEFLGGTCSCPNEGGCLRSDKGPWKDPEIMKLVHAGEAIYLRKMNSSFDEDDFEIKLFASKVSRSEICSADSCSDTRPNASDFIQPLPLSDEGRMGDSASVHSLVENNATRVKDTSSMNDSANDVTPRMLLKKFIPQTASLLVQFVLNLLLWMYLKLPWTGRALSSQRDSQLKNQHDSLLEDSSSQVQGVSQEIKEEPPHPCWQRLQNLETMVNELGSKPTRIPPEKEDMLLESLSRIKSIEHDLQKTKKALLATASRQVELAESLESLKENSLAGAANSCWPRNCKYFPPER, encoded by the exons ATGGCGTTTCATCGAAG ATCCAGCAGATCCGATAACAGAATAATAAAGGAAATGACAG GGGAGGTGATTttgaggagtgaagaaagtgaCAAAGGGAAAGGAATGGATCTGGAGACGTCAGAGGAcgagaagcagcagcagcatcagCGAAGGAAGAAGGTTAGATCTTTGAGAAAAAAGGCAATGAGTGCATCCACTAAGCTCACGCATACGCTAAGGAAGCGTGGGAAGCGTGTTGCTGATTGCAGGTATGCTGCGATTACTATCAATGATGTTAGAGATGCAAAGGAGGAAGAGGCTGTCAATGCATTTCGCCTCGTGTTGATCTCCAAAGACCTTCTTCCCCCTCGACATGATGATTACCACACTTTATTGag GTTTTTAAAAGCAAGGAAATTTGACCTTGATAAAACGGTGCTGATGTGGTCAGAAATGCTCAACTGGAGAAGAGAGTACGGGGTAGATTCGATAATACAG GATTTTGTATACGATGAATATGAAGAGGTTCAAAGTTATTATCCTCATGGTTACCATGGTGTAGACAAAGAGGGTCGACCTGTTTATATTGAAAGAACTGGTAAAATTGAACCAAGCAAGTTAATGAGAGTTACCACAGTGGAGAGATTTTTGAAATATCATGTCCAGGGGTTTGAGAAGGCTTTCACTGAGAAATTCCCTGCATGTTCTATAGCAGCTAAGAGGCACATAGATTCTACAATAACAATTTTGGACGTCCATGGGCTG AACTGGATGAGCTTCGGCAAGGTTGCTCATGATCTAGTCATGCACATGCAAAAAATTGATGGTGACAACTATCCTGAG ACACTACATCAGATGTTCATTGTTAACGCTGGTAGTGGATTCAAACTGCTATGGAACACAGCAAAAGGCTTTCTTGACCCGAAGACTACTGCGAAGATAAAT GTTCTAGGCAACAAGTTCCAAAATAAGTTGTTGGAAGTTATAGACTCAAG CCAACTTCCTGAGTTTCTTGGTGGAACCTGCTCATGCCCAAATGAAGGTGGTTGCCTAAGATCCGACAAGGGCCCGTGGAAGGATCCAGAAATAATGAAA TTGGTACATGCTGGAGAAGCaatatatttgagaaaaatGAATAGTTCTTTTGATGAAGATGATTTTGAAATCAAGTTATTTGCTTCCAAG GTTTCAAGAAGTGAAATCTGCTCTGCTGATTCATGCTCAGACACGAGGCCAAATGCCTCTGACTTCATTCAACCATTGCCACTTTCAGATGAA GGAAGGATGGGTGATTCTGCTTCTGTCCACAGCTTGGTTGAAAACAATGCTACCAGAGTCAAAGATACTAGTTCAATGA ATGATTCCGCTAATGATGTTACTCCAAGAATGCTGCTGAAGAAATTTATTCCTCAAACAGCAAGCCTTTTGGTGCAGTTCGTGCTCAACTTGTTACTATGGATGTATCTTAAACTCCCATGGACAGGGAGAGCTCTTTCATCACAAAGAGACAGTCAACTGAAAAACCAGCACGACTCGCTATTGGAAGATTCAAGTTCTCAAGTGCAAGGTGTTTCAcaggaaataaaagaagaacCGCCTCATCCGTGCTGGCAGAGACTGCAAAATTTAGAAACAATGGTTAATGAGCTAGGTAGCAAGCCAACCAGAATTCCTCCTGAGAAAGAGGACATGCTTCTTGAGTCATTGAGTCGCATTAAATCTATAGAGCATGATCTACAGAAGACAAAGAAA